The nucleotide window ATTGCACCCCGCCGGAAGCCGTCGCCGAAACCGTTCGCGAAACGGTGTTCGTCGATGATTACACGTTCCGCATCGACCGCCCCGCCGAGGGCGATAAGCTGCTCGACCACCCGTGGTGCCGGTCCGCCTACGCGGCGGACGACTACGTCCCGTACTGGCCGACGCTGTGGCCCAGCGCGCGGATGCTCGCGAAGGCGGTGCTGCGCGAGCCGTGGGACACGTACCCGCAGCCCGTGGAGGTGTTGGAGATCGGGTGCGGGCTAGGGCTGGCGGGCGTGGCGTGCCTGGCGAAGGGGCTTCAGGTCACGTTCTCCGACGTGGACGAAACGGCCCTCACCTTCGCGGCGCGGAACGCCCGGTTGAACGGCTTCAGCCGCGGGTTCACGACGCGGCCCGTTGACTTCCGCTGCCCGCCCGACGACGAGAAATACGGCGTCGTGATCGGGTCGGACCTGATGTACGAGGAGCGCCTGGTGGAGCCGCTCGTACACCTCCTGGAGTCGGTTCTCGCGCCCGGGGGCGTGTGCCTGATCGCCGACCCGGACCGGCTTCC belongs to Gemmata obscuriglobus and includes:
- a CDS encoding class I SAM-dependent methyltransferase is translated as MPPRFHCTPPEAVAETVRETVFVDDYTFRIDRPAEGDKLLDHPWCRSAYAADDYVPYWPTLWPSARMLAKAVLREPWDTYPQPVEVLEIGCGLGLAGVACLAKGLQVTFSDVDETALTFAARNARLNGFSRGFTTRPVDFRCPPDDEKYGVVIGSDLMYEERLVEPLVHLLESVLAPGGVCLIADPDRLPARVFRWKLEEAGYSVTPDFARAGEPGGERTKGTIYRIRRI